The Malaclemys terrapin pileata isolate rMalTer1 chromosome 7, rMalTer1.hap1, whole genome shotgun sequence nucleotide sequence cccagtggagCAGTGAAGTAGGGCTGGTTGGCCTGGTGTGTTATTCCTCCACTCTGTCCCCTAGGCTTAGCCGTGAGCGTCGGGATCGGGGTCCTGGTGGAAGCTGCCAAGAAATCCTTCCGGGCAGAAACAGTTGTGAAAGGTGAGTGAAGGACACTGGTGGCAGCCCATTCACACAGTTGGACAGGCACAATCAGAATCTCCCTCGCACGCTCAGACACACTGGTGATTGGGTATGGACACAATCAGAATCCTTCTTACACATTCAGATATGGTCCTGGTCAAGTACAGAGATAACTGAAATCCCTCTTGCACACTCAGACACTCCTGTGGTCAGGTACAGACACAATTGGAATCCCCCTTGCACGCTCATTCACATGTACACATGTGGACACACATGTGCTCTTGTGAATACACTTGGGGCCCTTTTACACTAACTCACCCCCAACAGTAGCAGTGTTGGAAGCtgccttgggggcaggggctcaaTGCACAAGTAATCACGCTTGGGCACCTGCATACGTAGAATCTCACACTCCCTGGCTCACATGCACACTCAATGTCTTGCACTATTGGACAACCATCTCCATGGTGCACTGAGGCTGCCTGGAGACCCCTGCCCTGTGTGTGCGCAATGGGAGTGGGGCACATCTTTCCTGTGACCTCATTGTCTCCTGTGGGGATTGGGGGAGAACAGCAGGTCACAACCCAAGGGCTTGAACcagtggcttgggctggagggcAGGGCGCCAGCTGGGCCAAATGGCTGGTGTGATTCTAGCGCCAGAGGGAGCAGGGGATTTGGATGTGGCCGCCAGGCAGGACTGGGCCCCTTGCCAGCAGGATTTTTCCAgtgatgtggggggcaggggcagtactAGCGCTGGCTGGTTGGAAAGTATTCATtgcagggggggagggtgaaCAAATCGTTTTGTTTGGGCTTCAGAGCCTCTGGAAACGATTTGTCACTGGTAATGGAAGGATGTGTTAGATCAAAAAGTCGCTTCAAGTTGCAAAAttgcaacattttgtttcagcGCTGGCCCAGCCGGCCCCTGTGATTTCTCCTGAATTGTGCTGAAGGATTGAAAAAtgtctttaaatgaaaaaagtgGCAAAATCCACAGGCCTTTGGGAGAGGTTTGGGGGTCATGGAATTGCCGTTTGTCAGTGAAGTAACAGGTGGGGTGAAAAGGGTCACCCAGTGAAcaacatccctccctcccccccggaagggggtacTTGGCTGCCAGATCTGTGATGCTGTGGTTGACAGGTAGGGATCCATGCTGTTAGTGGGGGTCTCCCCAGAGGTTATGGGGGGTTAGCTCTGACCTGACCACTCCtttgttctccccccacccccaggtgagCCGTCACCCTCGAGCTCAGGTGCCCTCCTGTCTGAAGCCAATGCAGAGCGGATCGTCAGGACCCTGTGCAAGGTGCGGGGTGCGGCCCTGAAACTCGGCCAGATGCTGAGCATCCAAGGTGAGGAGGTGGGAGGATTGGGAGGGGGGCAGCCAACACCCCAAATCCAGGGCTGGATCATTCCCTACAGCCTATTTGCCAGGGCTCCCTAGCACTGAACTCCACTGCGTCCCCCAAGTGTGGGGCTTGCTGCGGGGACAGTTCCCCAGCCAGACCCCCCTTCGCTCTGCCCAGTGTCAccccactgctccttccctgcagcctggcgTCATGAGGAGTGGCATCCCCAATGTCACATCCCCCCAGCGCAGCCTCTGATGCTCCCCCCTGCTTTGTACCCCCCAGATGACGCTCTTATTAACCCTGCGCTCCAGAAGATCTTTGAGAGGGTCAGGCACAGCGCTGACTTCATGCCCACTAAGCAAATGATGgtgagtggggtgtgggaggggacagacTCGGAAggtgggaggactggggggggccCATGGGAAGGTGGGGGGGCAAACCTGAGATGTGCGGGGGCAAGAGGTGGGGGTGGTTGGCACTGACCCTGCTATTCTCCCTTCTCcatgcagggggtgctgcacagCGAGCTGGGCCCAGACTGGCGCAGGCGGCTGGCCTGGTTCAAGGAGCGCCCCTTCGCTGCTGCTTCCATTGGGCAGGTGCATCTGGCACAGCTGCTGGATGGGCGCAATGTGGCCATGAAAATCCAGGTATCAGCAGGGCTCAGGCGAGCCCAGATCCCCCTGCAGGCAGCCCGAACTCCCAGCAAGCAGAGCAGCGGCCATGTGGAGGCTGGTCTTCCTGGGTCGCTGGTGGCAGCCATCTTAGAGGCCGCTTCCCCTGGAGCACTGGGCAAAGGTGGCCATGTTGGAAGCTGGTTTCCCAGGGCACTGGGTGGCAGTGATTTCACCCCATCCAATTGGCCGCCATGTCCCAGTCTGGCCCTCTGTGGCTGATGCCTGTTTGCCCAAGGGGCTGATGGGAAAGGTCTTGGCATCTGTATGTTTGGACTGAAGGAGCTTCCCTCACCCACCTGCCAGTGGCTACATTTAACTTCCCACTCTGGCTCCTTTGAGGACCTCGATACCCCCATGTGCCTCCTTTGGTTCATGACATCTGTGCCATGGGCaggccctgtggcccctgggtcTGACTCCGTTTCCCTTTCCTCCAGTACCCAGGCATTGCCCAGAGCATCAACAGTGATGTCCGGAACCTCATCTCCCTACTGAGTCTGAGCAACGCGCTGCCTGAAGGTACCAGGTCCCAGGCCCAAGGGCCCACATTTCCCCTGGGTGCTACCACGCCTTGCCCCCTCCTGGTCCCAAGAGAGCCCAAGCCCTCCTAGGCCTTCCCCCAACTCTTCTAATGACATTCTGCGAGCGTGGTGTGTGTGGGGACGgagctgggagacaggactcctgggtttcaaGCTTGACCatatgtggccttgggcaagtcccctcccctctgggagcctcagtttccctgtctctgGAATGGGGATAGTGACAGAGGGTGTGACTCACTCTGGGCTCCTACGTGCTGGGCTGAGCTGAGCGCTGGCACTGATGTTCCTTCCTTGCTCGCTTCCCCGCAGGGCTTTTCCCTGAACATGCCATCGAGGTAATGAGCCGTGAGCTGGCCTTGGAGTGCGACTACAAGCGGGAGGCTGCCTGTGCCACGAGATTTCAGTAAGTGCCCATGTCAGTGTCACATCCACACTGGCCCAGTCGCCCAGGAGATGGTACAGTCAGCCATTCTGGCACATTTGCCTGGGGGTTGGTGTTGTCAGCCACACTGGCACAATCACCTGGAAGAGTGGTACAGTTGGCCACTCCGGCACAGTTGCCCGGGACATGGTACACACTGGCCCAACCGCCTGGGAAAGGGATGGTACAGGCAGCCGCTCTGGCACAGTCACCATGGGGATGGTACAGGCGACCACCCAGGCACAgtcccccagtgtgtgtgtgtgttgggggggttaGGCTGGTACAGAGCCCACACTGACACAGCCTCTCCTGTTACGTTGCCCCCACAGGCAGCTGTTGCAGGGTGACCCGGTGTTCTATGTGCCGTCGGTGATCAGTGAGCTGAGCACCCAGCGGGTACTGACCACGGAGTTGGTGCCCGGCTTCCCCCTCGACCAGGCCCAGGGGCTGGACCAGGAGACACgcaacatggtgagggggggaaAGACACTTGCATGCACACAGGATCCCACGCGCTGGGACACACTCCtagtctctctctcaccctctctTGGGGTCTCCCTCTTGGATGCCCTCTGCTCACGCCTGCCTCAGGATCCTGCACCCGCAGACCCCGTTCCATGCCCGACCCTTTTCACCTTAACTCTGGGACATGGAGCCAGTGCTGCTGCTATCGGAGGGGGGCAGTTCCCAGCCTGATCCTAGTGAGGGAGGGGGCCtgtcatggggagggggagagcagggctgggggccatTGTGTTCAGCGCTGGGCTCTCTCTCGTCCCCACAGATCTGCTCCAGTATCCTGGATCTGTGCGTGCGGGAGCTCTTCCACTTCCGCTACATGCAGACCGACCCCAACTGGTCCAACTTCTTCTATGATCCACACAGCGGCAAGGTACGGACACCTCCCGTTGCCCTCCATATCAGAGCCAGCCAGCAGCGACCCCTTTCCCCGAAGGGGGAGACCCTCTACAGCACCCCTATGTCAGAGCCAGCCAGCCACGACCCACTTCCCTGAATGGGGAAACCCCTACAGCCCCCCCATGTCAGAACCAGCCAGCCATGACCCCCCCTATttggagttttttttaaatgggctcctattactcccccacccccgtcacaatttttcacacttgctgtctggtcaccctacccttccCTGAATGGGGGAGCCCCCTACTGTCCCCTGTGTTGCTGCAATCCTCTTCCCAGCATAGAAAGAGACCCACCACCCCAcacatctgccccctccccactgcgccTCTGTCTTTCCATGTCACAGCCTGCCAGCCATGCCCCCTCCCAATATGGGGGGATTCTCCCCTGCATCCTGTCTCCCTTCTACAAGCAGTGATCTactacccccaccccacatgtCCCCACACtatgcccctgccccccatgccaCAGCCTGCCAACTGTGCCTGAATAGGCTGAGGCCCACCCTGCATGGCtgacacccccactccctccttcccatcagctccccctcccccagctgcactcCTCACTATGAACCCCTCAACCATGTCCTACCATCCCGCCACGTGCCTAGCCCATGTACCCCATTCCAATCATGTGGGAGATATGGTCTGGATGCTCAGTGCCAACCTGCCCCACAAATGTAACACGTCCAACGGTACTGTCCCTAGGGCACAGCTTGGGGGCTTCCCCCTGACCACGGGCAGCTGCACTCCCTTCCCCCAGTAGTGTCACTCACTGGGTCCAGGCAGCCCAACTCCTCCCCTGGCCAGCACTTAACAGTATGatttttgggggagggtgggctgatccctccccagcccccacagccCATCCCAGACCTGGGTTTCTCAGCTGATTCTGACCCACTCTTCCCTGTGTTGGACATCAGGTGGCACTGCTGGATTTTGGAGCCACCCGCAGCTTTGACAAGGCCTTTACGGATCAGTACATTGAGGTGAGACTACTGctgtccagcagggggtgctgcagggaggaagGCAGGAGCTCTGGCTGTTGGGGGGAGCCCCTGgctactccagccctggcctctcccagcagagggTACTatagggagcggggcaggagtgtTTTGAGCCCTGTGCCCATCTCACAAGGCCTCTGGGCTGCTCTGCTAATGGTTCCAGATCATTAAGGCTGCGGCTGAGGGCGACCGGgctggggtgctgcagggatccaTTGCGCTTCGGTTCCTCACGGGCTATGAGACTCAGGTGAGACCCTTGGGCCCCTCCCTGGCCACAGCATGGGGATTGGGGGGCCAGTGCCCAGATGATGGGGGGCAgaaccctgctccccccagccatcTCCATGCCTCCAACCTCTGCCCAACTTCGCTGGCTCTCCTAGCCAGTTCCCTGCACCTACTCCTGTCTGCCTGTGTGCTCCCCTCGGTAACCTCTGTGCTCCCGGGTCCTGCCCACCTCCCCATACCTCTgcaccctcagctccctctgTCTCCCCTGCTACCTGACCCCACCCTATGTCTCCCAGGCCCTGCTCACTGCCTCAGTCCCCTCTATGCCCCCCACCCTATACTCTAACCCCCTCCATGCCCGCCTCGGTCCCGTCCACCATGTTTCCCTCCAATCCCTGCCCACTCACTCAGCCCTCTCTGTGCCCCTCAGGTGCTCTCACACCACCCTGACCCCTCATGTCCCCCAAGCTCCCAGCCTacccccccatgccccacctgcccccaggcATCCTGTCCTGGGCCTATCCTatgctcctctcccccaggcaATGAAGGATGCCCACGTAGACGCCGTGATGATTCTGGGCGAGGCCTTTGCTGCCGACGGCCCCTTTGACTTTGGGGCCCAGAACACGACGCACCGCATCCACACCCTCCTGCCCATCATGCTGCAACACCGCCTGACACCGCCCCCTGAGGAGACCTACTCTCTCCACCGCAAGATGGCCGGCTCCTTCCTCATCTGTGCCCGGCTTGGTGCCCGCATCCCCTGCCGGCCCATCTTCCGCCAGGCCTATGCCCGCTACTGGGGCCGGGAGGGCTGAGACTGCAGAATGTGGGTGGCGTCCTGGTAGGGTGGGGGGCCCAGCAGACATTTCGGGGTGTGGCACCCACAGGGGGATCCGGGGGGCTTACGGATGCCATCATGGAGAGTACGTTGGGAGCCCCTGCACCTTTGAATGATTGGAGTTTCAAGGAACCTTTCTGGGCTGGACTAAAGGGATTTTTTAGGGAGACTTCATGGAATGATGGGAATTTCAACGGAGCCCTCAGGTTCGTGACAGTTTCAAGGGGGCTCTGAGAGACTGGAGAATTTCAAAGGGGCCCTCATAGAAGGGTGGGACTGGGAGTTGCAAGGGACCCTTATAGGTAGGTTTCAGGTGAGTTTTGAGGGAGCCCTCATAGAATGAGAGGCGTTTTGAAGGAGCCCTCATAAAATGAGAGGAGTTTAAAGGGAGCCCTCAGGGATGTGGGAGTTTCAAGGGACCCTTATTAGGAAGTCTTATGTGAGTTTCGAGGGAGCTCTTACAGGATGATAAGATTTTTGAGGAAACCATTAAGAAAGTGAACACCAAGCAGAgggagccggggagggggtgATTGGGTAATTGTCATGGACTTGAGGAAAGCTGGGGGGCTTCCCCTTTCCCACCCTGGTCATGCTGGTGAATTCTACACAGGGGAGCCCAAGGCCTGTCGCCAACTGTAACCCCTCCCGCCGCCATGAGCTTGCCCTCCATCCATCTCTGCACCCAACTGGGATCCCCCACCCAGAAACAGGCCCTGCGGCTCCATGGGGAACCCTCCACTTCATGCTGGCATCAGAGGCGGAGCAAAGGAGTTGATGTCATGACCCTCCCACAGCAGGGGAGCGACCCCATCTGTCTCCCAGTCTGCACGTAGCTCCCTAGCCAATGTAGTCCATGTGCATTGTGGTGTATGCCTGTCTTCCCCTAGGGGCAGCACCAGGCATTACACCCCATGAACACTACAGGGTGTGCGCGTGTGTCCTCACCCAGAGCCTGAGCCAGGCATTACAGTCCATGCATTTTACTGTATGGATATCTTCCTCTGTCTAGGGACAGCACCAGGCTgggtgtttgtgcatgtgtgtgtaacccctttggggtttagagagcatggcccctttaaatctttttcctggggggaggggaagagtaagaaaaaaaggagagaacctCCGGGGGCTGGAGCTCCAAAGAGAGGTGGAGGCAGCCTGaaggccctggaaaagtgaagcagcagagaaccttcCCGAGGCCTGAGACGGACAGGGTGGATCGGGGacagcccaggacaggagccaggaggagcactgtgccagggaagaattgcccgagaaggacaggccggaccCAGTATCAcattcactgctgcccagagctgcatggggctgtgagtactggggcttgtgactctgcattggggacaaggagggaggttgctagctagttaagtggggaggtggtcactctgtgtggctttgcagagagcagcagaagagggcaccggaggggtttgttggggaaagttcactggtgccgaagacgaccaggagcacccaatactcaccactggactggaactttgctcaggactcctgaactctgtgtgcagacacattgctcagtgtctgcccttccagactgtgctaccactgggcctgtggggccttggtttggatgCAATCCTGTTTTACTCTCCCTTATatttcccctttttgtttttctcctctcatccctctgtaaataaatatttcccttgttgtatccactgtacttttcctgtgggtgtgtgtgttcactctggggggtttggaacaggttccctggggtggaagggatttctcctgctgcattcctgcgcgcgccttctcttggccagagctgcctgcagagcagactccatcttggccatgagggcgctaaagttacacttGGTGGCCCGTATGGGGACtttgcagtacacacacacacacacctacgtTTTGCACCCTGGGCTCTTCTTCACAGAGCAAAGAAACTCCTGAGTGACTTtcatctcagtttaaaaaaaaaaaaatggagagaggaTTACTAGAAGACCTGTGCCGAGGGGTACGAATCCCAGTAACCAAAGCTGTGCTGGTGGCGGGGTGCCCAGAAGAGATGGAACCAAATGAAATTGAGGAGAGCCTAGATGCAGCTGAAATATTGGGGAGGGTAAAGGTCCACACCCATATTTACAACCGCAAAGTGAAGAGCCTGGTAGCACTATGTACTCACTCCAAGGAAGCAGATCTTGATAAAGTGCCCAAAGAGATGCAAGTAGAAGGTATTCCCTGGACaattctgggggcagagcagtcCCCTCCTAGTGTGCCTGTGTCACTTGAGGTGGATTCTTTAGTGCAGAAATTGCAAGCTCTGATGGTGGATGAGAAGCGGACAAGAGAAGAATTAATTTTGGCATTAGGAGGGGCTCCAacacctgcagcacccagcctggtGGGATGGGCCAAAGAGCTGGGAAACGCTCTCAAAGATGCATTGAAGCCGGTATATGGAAGTGCTCCATACAAGCGGTTACATTCATTCTCGGGGGTGTCACCTGTATCCTCAGAGGAGGATGATTACGAGATCTGGAGAGATTTTACAGTGCCACTTGTCCAAGAGTGGGAATGCTCTGATGCTGAGGAGCGGAAACGTGTGCTTGAGAGTCTGAGGGGACTTGCTATGTGAATTATCTGAGCCCTGAAAGACTCACAACCAGCTGCCACAGTGCAAGACTATTTAACCGCTCTTGAGAATGTCTACGGTACTACTGATAGCAATGAAGACCTGTATTATCGTTTCTGCCATACCTATCAGGAGCCCCACGAACGATTGTCGGATTTCATCAGGAGACTAGAGGATTTGCTACAGCAAGTAGTGCGGAAGGAGGGCATCCCCACCAAGCGCATTGATTCCGCTAGGTTGGACCAAATCCTTTGGGGCACCCGACAAGATGGGTTGATGTGGCGCCTGCAGCTGAGGGAGCGGGCCCAAAACCCACTCCCATTCCACAAGCTCATTTGAGAGATACGTGAAGAGGAGGAGCGATTGTTGCAAGTGGATGCAGTGGTGCAGCCGAAGATGGCAGGGAGTCGCACCACCACAGTGCTTGGAGAGATGGAAGACGCCCCGTCAGTGGCAGCAGCGCTGAGAGATTTGACCTGAGAAGTGGTCATGATGAAGGCTCAGGGACATACTGTGCCATCCTCAAGAGGGGAGAGTAGCAGGAGGGGTGATAGCCAGCAAGAAGGTTTCTGTTATAACTATGGAAGAGATGGTCACTGTGCCTTGGACTGCCAAAACAAGACAGATCATGCAAGGGTATCTCAGAGATTGCAGCAGACCATTAGGAAGCTTCAGGGAAACACCAacagggcttggggaaggagcAACCCAAGACCCTGAAATTCCAAGGCtccccagaaaaaaacaaacaggggtTACATGTGCATTTCCAAGTAAGGGCTGAGACAGACGTTGCAGCCCATGTACATTGCTGTACAGTTATCTCCCCCTAGTGGGAGAGCCAGGCACTGCAGCTTATATACATTGCACTGTGTGTATGTCTCCCCCtcggggcagagccaggcattgTAGTCCAGGCACATTGCAGTGTGTGTCTCCCCCTAGGTGTAACTCTAGGTAATGCAGCACATGTGCATTGCAGTCTTGGTGTCTCCCCAAAGAGGCAACTCTGCGGATTGTAATCCAAATGCAGCAACCAACGTATCCCCAATAAAAAGAATGAAATGctgaactggtgtgtgtgtgtgtgtgtgtgtgtgtgtgtgtgtgtgtgtgtgtgtgtgtgtgtgtggcaaagcCTTTGGTGGGGTGGGGCAATGAATGGGACTTTACAGTGGTGTCCAGAAAAGCTCCTGCCCAACAGCCCAGTGTGAGTGGCTCCCTGAACTGGTTAAAGGCATGTCTCCCCCTGCGAAATGGGGAGGGGAAATTAGACCTGTGGATTCAAGGATGCGCTTTGGCTATTACAGGGCCTTTTCTGGTAGCCAAGTCTGGGAGATGCAGGTCGGGCAGGCTTTTCTACTCTGCTACCAATTGCTGCATGGGCTGAGCTATAGATGGAGTGACCCCTGCTGGCCAAAGATGAATAGCAGAAGGGAGTAAATTCCAAGCATAGGGGAGAGGAATCAGACTTGTGCCTCAAAGGTGGGCAGTGGATCTATCCTGAGGAAAAGATGGGTTAGGCCTCAGCAGTtgtcaaactgtgggttgggaccccaaagagGGTTGCAATCCCATTTTAATAGGGTCACCAGGGCCTGGggacatggggctgaagcctgagctctacCCGCACCCAGAGTTGTGGGGCTctgtctccgccccctcccccagggtcatgtagtaattttgttgCCAGAACCGCTGGGCTAGGGTATGGAGCTGAGGGGCTATGTCTGTACGTTGCACTACTTGCAGTTAGCCTGTGGGGGGAGAGTGTCTCAGCCCCTTCCATTCATGCACCTTTGTTCCTGGTGGCAGAAGGGGATAGAGCACTGGGGTACAAGGAATAAACTCCCAATCCCTCCCCTCAGCCACATGGGGAAGATCAAGGACAGGGCTCCAAGGGGGAGAAGGCTAAGAAGCTGCATTTCTGCCAACTGACCACTAAGTGGCGCCCTCATCCCTCGGGCTGATTCGCCCAGTGCTGAGATGCCACCGCCtttgggatggggtgcaggggctgtttATACCAGGACCTCTCCCCTGGggctgagatgcggccacctctgggatggggtggggaattgTTTAACAATGCTGCCCAATAGCTTAGTGCAGAAGAATCCTGTATCTCACTGAAATGGCAGGGGGCATTTAGGGAGGGAGCATGGAGTGTCCCTGAATTAGCATTTGCTCTGGACACATGACATACAAGATCATTGATGATAAGAGGTGGCCAGGAGCTGAATTTCACTTTGAGGCAGGGCCCTGGAGGGTTCAAGGACTGTATAGCTCCCACTACAGCCAAGGGCTCTGATCCCCAGGGCTCTGGTTGTGAGGGTCTCCTCTTTCTAGGGAGGCATTGGGAAGAAACCCTTTGTCTAGCAGAGATACCCCTCTCTTAGGCCAAGCTGCGCCCACTCCAGCGACCTGCATTTAAGAGCAAAGTGCTGAGCGACGAATGTGACTGACCATTTGGAAAGGAGGACACATGGAAAGCCAGGGCATCTATACATCCATACATCCATTGCTGTCCACTTccctctccatccatccccccactcaTCTACCTATCGGTCTGTATCCACACCAGCTGGCCAGACACATACCCTACGGCCAGCCATTTCcgccctcccctctctctctctctctctctctctctgactgggACAAGGTTCTTTCCAACATGCCCTGACTCTCAGTGCAGGGCTGAGGTTTGTGGCATAGGCCGGGATTCCTGGAAACTGATTCCCTTTGGGATGGGCTCATCACGCAtttcccccgccctgccccattGTATCTCCAGGAAGTGGGGagctcacatgcacacacacacgcacacaccctcCACGCTGCCCTTGGCCCTGACACGCCACCCAAACCGAAAGTTCTCTCCCCAGCGCCCCAGGGACCCGCCCTGCAGGCCAGGGAACTGCCTGGCTGCTTTCTGGAGATAAGGTGGGGGAAGAATTCACAGCCTGGGCCTCCCCACTATCTGGGGCACATCCCAGAGACATGGGGTGGGGGACCCAACCTCCCCTGCATAGGGTCAGAGCTGCAGGTGCCAGGGCAGGGGAGCCAAAAGTCAGTATCTGTGTAGTGCCCACTGCAGGCTGGTGTACAGCAGGGGTGTGTGAGCCCTTCTAGGGGGAGGAGGTTTGCACATAGCCTGGGCTTGGGGAGGGGCTTTTCAATCATGATTCTGGGTGGTGGGATTTGGGTCCAGATGTTATTCTCAGAATGACTCCCAGCTCCCACCCACCTGTCCgaatcactagaccccactcccttcccagagctggggataaaacccaggagtcctagttcCTTCTGGGGTGTgtcccttcccccctcaccacTCCCGGCACAGGAGTGTTTATCTTTAACCTTTGCCAAGCACTATCTCCGAGCTTAATTGCCCCTCTAagcatgggtgggggagggagcagagcttgCTTCCTTTGCCCTGGTCTCTGACCCACCCCCCAGATAAGAGGGTTGATGGGAATGGGGATATAACGAGTAATCCTGGAGTTCTTACAGGGGTCAAAGCCaatgcaggaggggggctgggtgggttagagctgggggcgctgggagccaggactcctgggctctatcccggtggttctcaaacttttgtcctggtgaccactttcacacagcaagtctctgagtgcgacctccccttataaattaaaaccacttttttatatatttaacaccattataaatgctggcagcAAAGtgaggtttgggatggaggctgacagctcgtgaccccccccatgtaataacctcgtgaccccctgaggggtcctgacccccagtttgagaacccctgctctatccccagctctgggagggaaggggggatctAGTAGGTGAAAGTGAGGGGGGCTGGCAGTCAGGTCACCTGGGTTCtcaccccagctctgagaggggagtggggcctgggg carries:
- the LOC128840688 gene encoding atypical kinase COQ8A, mitochondrial-like: MAEIMMKKGLPLAGRTLGECPISPLRFVSASGGRQRKLDRFRRGDKTCSSDWTITPGVIPKSFASPRPARPGCWSPVLGQGAGSLLWTPQLDHVLSLFLVRSMGPWRLYHQNSPAVGRLTAEDVQKARDTKVPPIRPYRHMLSDKSCERKVPATRLGRLANFGGLAVSVGIGVLVEAAKKSFRAETVVKGEPSPSSSGALLSEANAERIVRTLCKVRGAALKLGQMLSIQDDALINPALQKIFERVRHSADFMPTKQMMGVLHSELGPDWRRRLAWFKERPFAAASIGQVHLAQLLDGRNVAMKIQYPGIAQSINSDVRNLISLLSLSNALPEGLFPEHAIEVMSRELALECDYKREAACATRFQQLLQGDPVFYVPSVISELSTQRVLTTELVPGFPLDQAQGLDQETRNMICSSILDLCVRELFHFRYMQTDPNWSNFFYDPHSGKVALLDFGATRSFDKAFTDQYIEIIKAAAEGDRAGVLQGSIALRFLTGYETQAMKDAHVDAVMILGEAFAADGPFDFGAQNTTHRIHTLLPIMLQHRLTPPPEETYSLHRKMAGSFLICARLGARIPCRPIFRQAYARYWGREG